A genomic region of Nymphaea colorata isolate Beijing-Zhang1983 chromosome 2, ASM883128v2, whole genome shotgun sequence contains the following coding sequences:
- the LOC116247555 gene encoding putative non-specific lipid-transfer protein 14 has product MRALLLVALLIMDSWMNPAAADIDCSTVASLASSCSDYVMYGSRNVAVDSPCCNALDSLHNIASEPEDRRDVCKCLVGLMSMYSPNLTAVDGLPSLCEIPFGIPLDPRANCDL; this is encoded by the coding sequence ATGAGAGCCCTACTTCTAGTAGCTCTTTTGATCATGGATTCATGGATGAACCCGGCCGCGGCCGACATAGATTGCAGCACGGTGGCTTCTCTTGCCTCAAGCTGTTCGGACTATGTTATGTATGGATCCCGGAATGTGGCGGTCGACTCGCCCTGTTGCAATGCCTTGGACAGCCTGCACAACATAGCCAGTGAACCTGAAGACAGGAGGGATGTTTGCAAGTGCCTGGTGGGCCTGATGAGTATGTACAGTCCGAACCTGACTGCCGTGGATGGCCTTCCTTCTCTTTGTGAGATTCCATTTGGCATTCCCCTCGATCCCAGGGCAAATTGTGACTTGTAA